The Candidatus Zixiibacteriota bacterium genome has a window encoding:
- a CDS encoding glycosyltransferase family 39 protein: MTTLRYAAGSLSIVVAVVALFAFDVFRELFLFLSPDHSVTSFMWQLMQICLISLGEVGAVVLLSRWLLRLAGRLDRYLVTSDKTRLLWQWLLVAFALRTFAVVVLPFNLWQDFQCYDELGWQWATDGGYYNGAHLTAYWPPGYPFWLSRIYLVFGHVPVIGAIANIFLGTATVLLSYLLVRCLWGERIGRWSLLILALFPSQVLFANVLASEMLFTPLFLLALLLFVAGSRIRHWWAVVCLGGLFLGLATLTRTISAPFLCIVALYWFLESRSWRFAAARTVLGLAGFALVVTPWIIRNHHAVGRACLSTNTGINLFIGNQPSSGMGYNHHAALQFDLWDPSKEAYVDSAASAQAWDYIREKPFAFLGRGVIKVMFFYAVDVDPLDYQLFRVAESGSGVGWLGLAVLTESWYLIVLLLAALALPVVIRSRIHRNASTALVLLTVGYWTAVHFVFFSIGRFHFPIIPILAALAAVALAYCIDTDETASASHTTGTN, from the coding sequence ATGACGACACTGAGATACGCTGCCGGATCGCTGTCGATCGTTGTCGCGGTCGTAGCGCTGTTCGCTTTCGATGTCTTTCGCGAGCTGTTTCTCTTTCTCAGCCCGGATCACAGCGTGACCTCGTTCATGTGGCAACTGATGCAGATCTGCCTTATCTCGCTGGGTGAGGTGGGTGCGGTGGTTCTATTATCTCGCTGGCTCCTGCGGCTCGCCGGGCGCCTGGACCGGTATCTGGTCACATCTGATAAAACGAGATTGCTCTGGCAGTGGCTGCTGGTCGCATTCGCCCTTCGCACATTCGCCGTTGTGGTGCTCCCGTTCAATCTCTGGCAGGATTTCCAATGCTACGATGAGCTCGGCTGGCAGTGGGCTACCGACGGCGGCTATTACAATGGTGCGCATCTCACGGCGTATTGGCCGCCCGGTTACCCCTTCTGGCTTTCCCGGATATATCTGGTATTCGGCCACGTTCCGGTCATCGGTGCCATTGCCAATATCTTCCTGGGAACAGCGACAGTATTACTGTCATACCTGCTCGTCCGGTGCCTTTGGGGCGAGAGAATTGGCCGTTGGAGCCTTCTCATATTGGCACTATTCCCCAGCCAGGTGCTTTTCGCCAACGTGCTGGCGTCGGAGATGCTTTTCACGCCGCTTTTCCTTCTGGCGCTTCTACTGTTCGTGGCAGGGAGTCGAATCAGACACTGGTGGGCGGTCGTCTGTCTTGGCGGACTCTTCCTGGGATTGGCGACCCTGACTCGGACGATCTCGGCGCCGTTCCTGTGTATCGTAGCCCTCTATTGGTTCTTGGAGTCGCGCAGTTGGAGGTTTGCCGCTGCCCGCACAGTTCTCGGCCTGGCCGGTTTCGCCCTCGTGGTTACGCCATGGATCATCAGAAATCACCATGCCGTAGGGCGCGCCTGCCTGAGCACCAATACTGGTATCAATCTGTTCATCGGAAATCAGCCAAGCTCCGGCATGGGGTACAATCATCATGCCGCGCTTCAGTTCGACCTGTGGGATCCCAGCAAGGAAGCCTATGTCGACAGCGCCGCGTCGGCCCAGGCATGGGACTACATTCGCGAGAAACCGTTCGCTTTCCTGGGGCGCGGTGTCATCAAGGTGATGTTTTTCTATGCGGTCGATGTCGACCCGCTGGACTACCAGCTCTTCCGCGTAGCCGAATCGGGCAGCGGCGTTGGCTGGCTGGGGTTAGCTGTACTCACCGAATCTTGGTATCTTATCGTGCTACTGCTGGCGGCCTTGGCCCTGCCGGTGGTAATCCGTTCACGAATTCACCGCAATGCCTCCACAGCTTTGGTGCTGCTCACGGTCGGCTACTGGACCGCAGTCCATTTCGTTTTCTTCTCCATCGGGCGGTTTCATTTTCCGATCATCCCAATACTCGCCGCCCTGGCTGCGGTGGCATTGGCCTATTGTATCGACACGGACGAAACCGCATCGGCATCCCACACGACGGGAACAAACTAA